GCGACCGCGATCACCGAACCGGTGAAGAGGCACAGCGTGAACAGCGGGCCTATACCGACCAGTGAGGCCGCGAGCAGCGCCCGCACCAGTGGCCGGGGTCGTAGCGGCAGCATCACCAGCCGCGTCGGGTCCAGGGTCTCGTCGCCACCGGGGAAGAACAGCGGCATCACGGCCCAGCCGAGCGCGAGCACCGCGACGAGCAGGACGACCACGGAGTCGGCGTGCGCGTTGCCGCGCAGCATGATCAGGCCGAGGAGTTGCAGCGCGGCGAAGAGGAGAACGAGGACGGCCGAGGCGACGTAGGCGGCCCGGCGCCCGCCTGACTGCCGCAGCCCGTTCCTGAGCAGCGACAGCTTCAGCCGTACGACGACCCCCGTCACGTCGCTGCTCATCGCGCCCCGCCGCCCAGCCAGTCGAGGTCGGATCCGGCGTCGCGGCCGTTCGCGCCGACGAGTTCGAGGAACGCCTGCTGTAGCGAGGCCGCCTCCCCGCGCACCTCGGCGAGGGGGCCGTGGGCCCGGATGCGTCCGGCGGCCATGACGGCGACCCAGTCGCACAGCGACTCGACGAGCTCCATGACATGGGAGGAGAAGACTACGGTCGCGCCGGAGGCGGTGTAGCGCTCCAGGACGCCCCGGATGGTCTGCGCGGAGACGGGGTCCACGCCCTCGAACGGCTCGTCCAGGAACAGCACTTCGGGATTGTGGAGGAGCGCGGCCGCGAGTCCGATCTTCTTGCGCATACCGGTCGAGTAGTCGACGACCAGCTTGTGCTGGGCCCCCGCCAGATCGAGTACGTCGAGCAACTGGGTGGCCCGCTTGTCGACCTCGGCCCCGGGAAGCCCGCGCAACCGCCCCGAGTACGCGAGCAGTTCCCGCCCGGAGAGCCGCTCGAAGAGCCGAAGCCCCTCAGGCAGCACCCCGATCCGCGCCTTCACCTCGACGGGGTCCCGCCACACGTCATGCCCGACGACTTCGACAGTCCCGCCATCGGGCCTGAGCAGCCCAGTCACCATGGAGAGGGTCGTGGTCTTCCCCGCTCCATTGGGCCCGACGAGCCCGATGAACTTCCCCGCAGGCAACTCCAGATCAATCCCGGCAACGGCGACTTGCTGCCCGAACCGCTTCCAGAGCCCACGCACACATACGGCCGACGTCATGGACGCCCACCTTAGGTGGCGCGGGGCTGTATCCGATATGCGGCTCCGCCGCGTGGGCGCGACCAGCCAAGAACAACCGGCAGCCGCCAACGGTGATCAACCAGGCAGATGAACCCGCGAACTACCGATCCCGCCCGCAGGCGTATGCCAACGGCGAGATCAACTCCTCCGCATCCGGCAACCACCGATTAGCCGGCGTAGGCCGACAGGCCCACTGCACAGCCCCCCGAGACCCGAACCGCGTAGGAGGCCCGGCGACATACGCCCCCTCCCCGAGCGCGACCATGTCCAGCGACCCGATCGACCAGCCCAACTTGCGTACCAGCTCGGGAACCTTCACCGACGCACCCGGCAACACGAAGAAGTGCATCCGCCGATCGGGCGCCAACGTCACCGGCCCCAGCGTCAGTTCCATCCGCTCCATACGGGCCAGGGCGAGAAACCCCGCGGTCTCCGGGACGGAAATCGCGTCGAAGGTCCGTCCCGTCGGCAGCAGGATCGACGCGTTCGGCTGCTTCTGCCACATCCGTCGCGCGACCGTCGCGCTTCCCGTCGCCTGCGTCGCCCAGTCGGGGCGTGCGGCGTGCGCGCCGGGCGCGGGGCACGCGGTGTCGCCGCAGGAGCACACCTGCACGCCCTCGACGGCTTCCAGCCAGGTCCCCGGGAACACGTCCCAGTGGCGCTCCTCGGCATAGCGAACGGCGGTCTCCAGCAGCGTTTCGCCGCGCTGCTTGGGAATCTGTGCGGCTTCGGTGGCCGGGATCGTCTCTTCCACGCTGAACACAACTCCCGCACCCACCTC
Above is a window of Streptomyces sp. DT2A-34 DNA encoding:
- a CDS encoding ABC transporter ATP-binding protein, whose product is MTSAVCVRGLWKRFGQQVAVAGIDLELPAGKFIGLVGPNGAGKTTTLSMVTGLLRPDGGTVEVVGHDVWRDPVEVKARIGVLPEGLRLFERLSGRELLAYSGRLRGLPGAEVDKRATQLLDVLDLAGAQHKLVVDYSTGMRKKIGLAAALLHNPEVLFLDEPFEGVDPVSAQTIRGVLERYTASGATVVFSSHVMELVESLCDWVAVMAAGRIRAHGPLAEVRGEAASLQQAFLELVGANGRDAGSDLDWLGGGAR
- a CDS encoding bifunctional DNA primase/polymerase — encoded protein: MFSVEETIPATEAAQIPKQRGETLLETAVRYAEERHWDVFPGTWLEAVEGVQVCSCGDTACPAPGAHAARPDWATQATGSATVARRMWQKQPNASILLPTGRTFDAISVPETAGFLALARMERMELTLGPVTLAPDRRMHFFVLPGASVKVPELVRKLGWSIGSLDMVALGEGAYVAGPPTRFGSRGAVQWACRPTPANRWLPDAEELISPLAYACGRDR